The following is a genomic window from Pan paniscus chromosome 6, NHGRI_mPanPan1-v2.0_pri, whole genome shotgun sequence.
CACCACACAGCCATCTTTGACATATTTCAACTTGTTAATGATTCATGTTCTGCAGCCTTTTTGGCTGATGCTATCACTGCAAAGCAGTGATATGTGTGAGTCCATTCATTACAGTAACAAGCTTTCACTCAAGCTTTGTTTCTTGCAGTATCTATCATTTCTAGTGTGATCTCctccactgatttttaaaaatccagtcaaCAGTAGGATTTTCTTGTTGAACTGTGAAGGCCTGTGCTTGGTAGGGACTTTGTGAATCATCCCTGCTTGGGTCCCAGAGCTACTGGAGGGCCCATCACTGGAGTGGCTGGTGAGACCCTCCAGGGCATGAGAGTTGCTATGGGCCTCTGTGTGGCTTCTAGAGGCTTCCCAGGGGCACAAAGACTATGTGACCCAGGTGGAAGCTCAGGAGGCTCACGCTGGACACATGCTGCACACTCTGGCTCCCctgtggctgcagctgcacccaccTACCCAGCATTCTCCCCATGACCTGTCCAGCCCAAGCCCACGGCACTCCCAGGAGAGCCCAGGACACCCTCAACTTTTTATTGGATTACTAGAGTATCAGACCACCCATTTATCTCTCAGTTCCTCACTCCCACCCCTGCACCCAGCAAGTCACCAAGTCCCCCAGGTGAGTAAACTGGAGCTAACAGCAGTTGGTACTTACGGCATATACTGGATTTGGCTCACTCACACGTGGTATTCCTATCTTCATCTACTGTATCTTCCTGGACTACATAAGCTGCAAAGTTAAAAACTGCATTTCTCAGATTCCCTTGAGCTAGGTTCCAGACGTGATTTATTATCAGTCAATCAAACACATTCGCATGAGTTTTGTATAGGGAACAATGTGAAGTCGGAAGAAAGGCAGAATGCAAGACACGGTTCTGGAGCCAGCAGCTTTATTGGTAGCATCCTGACTCAATAGGCAGCTTTCCTGATAATAGCAGGAACATCAGCCTCCTTGGTGGCCCACTCATTGTGTGGCTCTGGAAATCATTCCTGGATATTCCACCTAGTCTGTTTCTTTAGCTTTCCCAACAACTCTGTGAGCCATGCAACATTCTGTAATAAATTTCTTTCTGCTTAAATTAGTTAAAAGCCTCTTTTGTTTTCTGCAAATGAACCCTTGACTAAGATCAAACAACTACAAGTCATGCGTTGTTTAACGATGGAGATACATTCTGAGACATACACTGTTATGTGATTTTGTCTCACAAACGTCATAGAGTATATTTACACGAATCcaaatggtatagcctactacacacctaggctatatgggatagtctgttgctcctaggctacaaatctgtacagcatgttactgtactaaagactgtaggcaactgtaacactgGTTACAATGGTAAATATTGGTAAATATGGTAAACAATGGTAAatatctgtgtatctaaacataaaaaaggtacagtaaaaatataatcATGGGACCACCACAACGTTGTTAttcagtgcatgactgtattagCTCAGACGTTAACCAAAATGAGTCTGCCTTCAAAGCTCCATTCACTCAATCTCTATACTACACCACTGCAGTTCTGGGAGGCTGTTCTCCCTCAGGTCTCCCAGCTCTTCTAATGTCTGCTGAAGTTGGAATTCTCTTCTGCACATGGACTACGAAACTGACATGCTCAGTTATCATTTCATACTAGCTAAAGGATCTTCTCCTTTGTGAAGCATCCCTCACCACTACTACTGTGATGGGTCAGGGCCTTTCATCTGTTTTTCCACAGCATCTATGCTTCTCTTCACTGTATCATTTATCAAATTGATGATTTCTGCGTCCTGTAATAAACAGTGAGTACCTTAAGAACAAATGtcatttcttatttctctctacCCTCAGCAACTGGCTTATTAGAATAAACAAATAGTTGTGGGGTCGTATCCCGCGGGTGGAGGCCGGGGTGGCGCCGGCCGGGGCGGGGGAGCCCAAAAGACCGGCTGCCGCCTGCTCCCCGGAAAAGGGCACTCGTCTCCGTGGGTGTGGCGGAGCGCGCGGTGCACGGAATGGGCTATGTGAATGAAAAAAGGTATCCGTTATGAAACTTCCAGAAAAACGAGCTACAGTTTTCAGCAGCCGCAGCACGGTCCTTGGCAAACAAGGATGAGAAAAATATCCAACCACGGGAGCCTGCGGGTGGCGAAGGTGGCATACCCCCTGGGACTGTGTGTGGGCGTGTTCATCTATGTTGCCTACATCAAGTGGCACCGGGCCACCGCCACCCAGGCCTTCTTCAGCATCACCAGGGCAGCCCCGGGGGCCCGGTGGGGTCAGCAGGCCCACAGCCCCCTGGGGACAGCTGCAGATGGGCACGAGGTCTTCTACGGGATCATGTTTGATGCAGGAAGCACTGGCACCCGAGTACACGTCTTCCAGTTCACCCGGCCCCCCAGAGAAACTCCCACGTTAACCCACGAAACCTTCAAAGCACTGAAGCCAGGTCTTTCTGCCTATGCCGATGATGTTGAAAAGAGCGCTCAGGGAATCCAGGAACTACTGGATGTTGCTAAACAGGACATTCCGTTCGACTTCTGGAAGGCCACCCCTCTGGTCCTCAAGGCCACAGCTGGCTTACGCCTGTTACCTGAAGAAAAGGCCCAGAAGTTACTGCAGAAGGTGAAAGAAGTATTTAAAGCATCGCCTTTCCTTGTAGGGGATGACTGTGTTTCCATCATGAACGGAACAGATGAAGGCGTTTCGGCGTGGATCACCATCAACTTCCTGACAGGCAGCTTGAAAACTCCAGGAGGGAGCAGCGTGGGCATGCTGGACTTGGGCGGAGGATCCACTCAGATCGCCTTCCTGCCACGCGTGGAGGGCACCCTGCAGGCCTCCCCACCCGGTTACCTGACGGCACTGCGGATGTTTAACAGGACCTACAAGCTCTATTCCTACAGCTACCTCGGGCTCGGGCTGATGTCGGCACGCCTGGCGATCCTGGGCGGCGTGGAGGGGCAGCCTGCTAAGGATGGAAAGGAGTTGGTCAGCCCTTGCTTGTCTCCCAGTTTCAAAGGAGAGTGGGAACACGCAGAAGTCACGTACAGGGTTTCAGGGCAGAAAGCAGTGGCAAGCCTGCACGAGCTGTGTGCTGCCAGAGTGTCAGAGGTCCTTCAAAACAGAGTGCACAGGACAGAGGAAGTGAAGCATGTGGACTTCTATGCTTTCTCCTACTATTACGACCTTGCAGCTGGTGTGGGCCTCATAGATGCGGAGAAGGGAGGCAGCCTGGTGGTGGGGGACTTCGAGATCGCAGCCAAGTACGTGTGTCGGACCCTGGAGACACAGCCGCAGAGCAGCCCCTTCGCGTGCATGGACCTCACCTACGTCAGCCTGCTACTCCAGGAGTTCGGCTTTCCCAGGAGCAAAGTACTGAAGCTCACTCGGAAAATTGACAATGTTGAGACCAGCTGGGCTCTGGGGGCCATTTTTCATTACATCGACTCCCTGAACAGACAGAAGAGTCCAGCCTCATAGTGGCCGAGCCATCCCTGTCCCCATCAGCagtgtctgtgtgtctgcataAACCCTCCTGTCCTGGACGTGACTTCATCCTGAGGAGCCACAGCACAGGCCGTGGTGGCACTTTCTGCACACTGGCTCTGGGACTTGCAGAAGGCCTGGTGCTGCCCTGGCATCAGCCTCTTCCAGTCACATCTGGCCAGAGGGCTGTCTGGACCTGGGCCCTGCTCAATGCCACCTGTCTGCCTGGGCTCCAAGTGGGCAGGACCAGGAcagaaccacaggcacacactgaGGGGGCAGTGTGGCTCCCTGCCTGTCCCATCCCCATGCCCCGTCCGCGGGGCTGTGGCTGCTGCTGTGCGTGTCCCTGCGATGGGAGTCTTGTCTCCCAGCCTGTCAGTTTCCTCCCCAGGGCAGAGCTCCCCTTCCTGCGAGAGTCTGGGAGGCAGTGCAGGCTGTCCTGGCTGCTCTGGGGAAGCCGAGGGACAGCCATAACACCCCCGGGACAGTAGGTCTGGGCGGCACCACTGGGAACTCTGGACTTGAGTGTGTTTGCCTCTTCCTTGGGTATGAATGTGTGAGTTCACCCAGAGGCCTGCTCTCCTCACACATTGTGTGGTTTGGGGTTAATGATGGAGGGAGGCACCTCCTCACAGATGGCAGGTGCCCACCCTTCAGGGAGTCTCCCAGCATGGGCGGATGCCGGGCATGAGCTGCTGTAAACTATTTGTGGCTGTGCTGCTTGAGTGACGTCTCTGTCGTGTGGGTGCCAAGTGCTTGTGTAGAAACTGTGTTCTGAGCCCCCTTTTCTGGACACCAACTGTGTCCTGTGAATGTATCGCTACTGTGAGCCGTTCCCGCCTAGCCAGGGCCATGTCTTAGATGCAGCTGTGCCACGGGTCAGCTGAGCCACAGTCCCAGAACCAAGCTCTCGGTGTCTCGGGCCACCATCCGCCCACCACGGGTTGACCCCACCTCCTCCATGGACAGTGTGAGCCCCGGGCCGTGCATCCTGCTCAGTGTGGTGTCAGTGCCGGGGCTGAGCCCCTTGAGCTGCTTCAGTGAATGTACAGTGCCCAGCACGAGCTGAACCTCATGTGTTCCACTCCCAATAAAAGGttgacagggaaaaaaaaaaaaaaaaaaaaaaaaaaaaacaaatagttaATGCtgctaagtgaatgaatgacCTAATATAATGGGAAAACATAACTTGGAGGATGGTTCAGTTGGCCGGCTTTATAACATGTTAAGATGCAATAATGGACAGGAAAGCATGAACAAAGTACAAAGCGCTGTTATCCACCATCATAAGTCTTTGTCTATATCCATCTTGTCTACATGGGCTCTCTAAGGGCAGAATCCTAGCTAGCTGATCTGTATCTAGCACAGAGCTTGTTTCTTAGTgtatggaatgaaatcatccaCTAAAAATTATTAGTTGAATGTGGCTGGTGCCAAATACTCTTCCGGGCAGATCAAAAGAGATCTCAACCAAGATAcaaatgatataatataatatttttctttctttttttttttgagatggagtctcactctgttgcccagactggagtgcagtggcgtgatcttggctcactgcaagctccgcctcccgagttcaagcgattcttatgcctcgatctcccaagtagctgggattacaggctactatttttagtagagatggggtttcactcagcggggttggtcttgaactcctagcctcaagtgatcctcccgcctcggtctcccaaagtgctgggattacaggcatgagccactgcacctggccgatataatatttttctcttttaagagcAAACAATAAAGAATTTAAACTCATTTGCTTTTAGCAAAAGCAGTACTGTTTGCTcttaaaagacataattttttaatcttttaagagCAAACAATACTGCTTTTGCTAAAAGCAAATGAGTTTAAATTCTTTTCATATCATTCAGGCCATTTTGAGGAAGGTCTGGCAGAGCCTTTTGGTTGTTCCCCAATatctttctcccattcttcctGAGTATTAGAGTCATCGCATGTAAACCAGGCATTAGTCACCCAGAATAAAGACTGCATGTCCTCGCTCCTTGAAGTGAGAGATGGCCATGTGACTTAAGTTCTAGTCAATGGAATGCAAGTAAAATTAGAGTGTACAACTTTTGGGAAGTGTCTTTAAACAAACCACAGGGTGGAGATGATACCTTTCTCTTCCCGTTTCCTTTTCCCCACAGGATGGAATACAGGGGGGACAGTTAGATTCTGAATTGTTAAGCAGAGCTGCTTGATGCAGAAGATGAAGACACAAGAAAGAATGAgcttaggccgggcacagtggctcacgcctgtaattccagcaccttgggaggccgaggcgggaggatcacttgagctcaggagtttgagaccggcctggccaccatggtgaaacctcgactctacaaaaaaaaaaaaaaaaaaaaaaaaaaaaagccaaaattagccgggtgtggtggcatatgcctgtggtcccagctacttgggaggctgaagtgggagaatcacttgagcccaggaggctgcagttgcagtgagctgatattatgccactgcactccagcctgggtgacagggtgagaccctgtctcaaaaaaaaaaaaaaaaaaaaaagaatgggcaaGCCTAGATCCTTGATGGTCATCTCAGCCCTGTCCTGCCTATGAGGAAGAATTAAACTTTGCTCCTGTTTTAGCCACTGTTACTTTGCATTTTGGTCACTCAtcctaatatataaaattaaaaaactaaaaacaggttCTTTGTAACTATTTCTGTTGTGTACTAATCATCAATCGAGTCATGAATATAAagagctcttttaaaaaatatgttcaaaCCACAATCTAATCCAAATATAAACAGACCATAAAACCGTGTGTGAATGTAGACCAATAGAGTCAGAATATCAAGCCTAGTAACCAACACCAGAATTCAGAACAGTCAAGCTGAGTGTAACAGCactaactctgtcagatgaaggGATGATTACCCTACCTGATGGTGAATTCCAGCAGCTCCTGGGCTCCCTGAGGGTCCAAGTGCTGAAGACTATACACTCTTTCAAGGCTCTGCTGCAGGAACTGCTGCGAAGGATCCTCTTGAGGTATGATGCTGGGAGAAACAGCTGATGACACCAGTTTTCTACCTGGTAACTAAGCAAACACAGTGGGATTATAGAGTCATTAAGTTTGGTGGCTCAGCTTTtggtaacacacacacaaacacataaaagcatattaaaaatgtgagctaaacaaaacaaaggggaaaaaaggctAGGAGAttctataaataacatttatccCCTTCCTCAGCAACAATTGGGAgttaaagagaaagagacaaaatgCAAACATGGTCTACCCAATACAGCCACAGCGccaggagaaaaacagaaaggtATAATATTTTCTATTGCTAACTGAAATAAATGGGCCAACCATAGGAAGGAGACTAAAAATTAAACTGTtgctacatcttttttttttttagacagagtttcactcttgttgcctagagtgcaatggtaccatctcggctcactgcaacctccgcctcccaggttcaagcgattctcttgcctcagcctcctgagtagctgggattagaggtggcCGCccccagacccagctaattttgtatttttagtagagacagggtttctccacgttggtcaggctggtctcgaactcctgaccacagttgatccgcctgcctcagccacccagactgctgggattacaggcgtgagccactgcacccggccacatttATCTTTAAAACACTATCTTATCTTTCACTTGAAGGAAGAGTAATGATTTATTCCCAAATAAACTTATATAGCATACAATTTTTTcatgagaataatttttttttatttttggcctaGCCCTTCAGATATACTTATTCTTACTGTTAAAAGTGGTTACCTTTTAAGATGGATGGGGAGGAGAGAGCAAAGAgtatttcacttttcattttgtatctacttgttttttgttttttttttttgagatggagtctcactctgtcgctcaggctggagtgcagcggcgcaatcttggctcattgcaacctctgcctcctgggttcaagcaattctcctgccacagcttcccgagtagctgggactacaggtgcccaccaccatgcccagttaatttttgtatttttagtagagatgaggtttcaccatgttggccaggctggtcgtgaactcctgtcctcagatgatccacccgcctcagcctcccaaaatgcttagattacaggcatgagccaccgcacctggcctcattttgtATATTACTCCAGATAAAGTGATTTGGAGTCACCCAAGCAGGGATGAGTTAATGCAAATAGAGAGATTGGAAGAGTACCTGGGCCACAGCATTCACGaagtgtttgctattattattatgatccatttttaaattttcttctttatacctctaggttttaaaaatagtaaaggttttatttttaaaaaataagcacttGTGGAGAATCATGGCTATATGTAATAgttaaaatataacaatttaggctgggtgtggtggctcacgcctgtaatcccagcactttgggaggccgaggcaggcagatcacgaggtcaggagatcaagaccatcctggctaacatggtgaaaccccgtctctactaaaaaatacaaaaaattagccgggtgtggtggcaggtgcctgtagtcccagctactcgggaggctgaggcaggagaatggagtgaacctgggaggcggagcttgcagtgagccaagatcgcgccactgcacttcagcctgggcgacacagcgagacttcgtctcaaaaagtaataataataaaaataaataaataaatatatatatatgtatatatgtatatatatgtgtatatatatatgtgtgtgtatatatatatatatgacaatttAAATTCTTGATCTAAAATATAATCTATTGTTCCAGGTTCCTTTCTTCTTGCCTAATATCAATAACCCAGGGACACCAAAAAAAATGAACCATCTTAAAAGGTAAAGGATACAAAAGCAAAAGTATAAAACAATGGCAAAGAgcccaagagagaaagagaatgaacaaACAAGTTTTCAGAGAATATATGGACTGCTTTCTACTATTTAATAACCAcaaagcacaaaaaataaaaagccaaaaacaagCTGCACAcagtggtgctcacctgtaatcacagcgacttgggaggctgggccaggaggatggcttaagcccaggagtttgagaccgccccgggcaacataacaagacccccatctcaaaggaaaacatgaacaaaaatacccctaccccgtgcaaaataaaaacaaggacaaCAGATGTTTTCAACATACCCTCAAGGCAGGAACAAGATGAGAAAGACTGTCTCGGAGGTAGGCATAGTGCCTGAAGGTGTGATCTGAGAACAATGCTCGCATTGTTGGACAGGTTTTAGCAGCATTGAAAATAAGTACCAAAACTGCAATATCTGATAGATCACTGGGTTAAGTAAACTTGGAAGTATAAAAGGTTGGCCAGATTCTGGCACTCTCACTTTCCACCTCCAAAATCTCCATCAAGAGACTATGATTTtctaataatcaaagaaatgcaaatacaaacaacaaaatacaTTCCCCTACTCCCCCCACACCCCCAATTaccaaaggtttttaaaaatgccagAGACTgccaagaatacaaaaaaatggaaatgattttGCCTATAAAGTAAGCAACTATATTGCCTATCAAAGTAcatactggccaggcatggtggctcacgcctgtaatcccaacactttgggaggctgaggcgggtggatcagttgaggttaggagtttgagaccagcctgggcaacaaggtaaaaccccgtctctactaaaaatacaaaaattagccgggagtggtggcaggcacctgtaatcccagctacttggggggctgaggcaggagaatcatttgaatctgggaggtggaggttgcagtgagccggggtggtgccactgcactccagcccaagcaacaggttaggaatttgagaccagcctggccaacatggtgataccccgtgtctactaaaaatacaaaaattagctgggtgtggtagcgggcgcctataatctcagctactcaggaggctgaggcaggagaattgcttgaacctgggaggcagaggtttcagtgagccgagatcaggccactgcactccagcctgggtgacagaatgagactctg
Proteins encoded in this region:
- the LOC129393052 gene encoding ectonucleoside triphosphate diphosphohydrolase 6-like translates to MKKGIRYETSRKTSYSFQQPQHGPWQTRMRKISNHGSLRVAKVAYPLGLCVGVFIYVAYIKWHRATATQAFFSITRAAPGARWGQQAHSPLGTAADGHEVFYGIMFDAGSTGTRVHVFQFTRPPRETPTLTHETFKALKPGLSAYADDVEKSAQGIQELLDVAKQDIPFDFWKATPLVLKATAGLRLLPEEKAQKLLQKVKEVFKASPFLVGDDCVSIMNGTDEGVSAWITINFLTGSLKTPGGSSVGMLDLGGGSTQIAFLPRVEGTLQASPPGYLTALRMFNRTYKLYSYSYLGLGLMSARLAILGGVEGQPAKDGKELVSPCLSPSFKGEWEHAEVTYRVSGQKAVASLHELCAARVSEVLQNRVHRTEEVKHVDFYAFSYYYDLAAGVGLIDAEKGGSLVVGDFEIAAKYVCRTLETQPQSSPFACMDLTYVSLLLQEFGFPRSKVLKLTRKIDNVETSWALGAIFHYIDSLNRQKSPAS